In Isoptericola variabilis 225, the genomic window ACGTCGGGTCGCACGTCGTCGCCCGGCTGGTCGCCGCCGGATGGCGGGTGGGCGTCGTCGCGCAGTCGCACGCGGTCGTCGAGAACCTGCTCGCGGCCGCGGTGGACGCGGGGGTGCCGCTGGACGCGATCGCGAAGAAGGCGCGCGACGCCGGCCGACCCGGTGCGGGGACGCCGTCGTGGTCGGAGCTCGCCGCGAAGGAGCTCGAGCGCTTCGCGGCCGAGGCGGGCGCGTCCGGCCGGGGCTGCGTCGTCGGCGGCACGGCCTGGGACTTCGCGAACGAGCGCTGGCCCGAGGAGGGGCTCGACCTGCTCGTCGTCGACGAGGCCGGGCAGTTCTCCGTGGCGAACACGATCGCGGTCGCGCGGGCGGCGCGGCGGCTCCTGCTCCTCGGCGACCCGCAGCAGCTGCCGCAGGTGAGCAAGGGCGCGCACCCCGAGCCCGCCGTGGCTGGGTCGGCACTGCGCTGGCTCGCCGACGGCCACGACGTCCTGCCCGAGGCGCTCGGCTACTTCCTGCCCGCCTCGCGCCGGATGCACCCCGCGCTGGCCGACGCCGTCTCGCACCTCGCCTACTCCGGACGGTTGGGTGCCCACCCCGTGGCCGCCGAGCGGCGGCTCGAGGGCGTCGAGCCCGGCGTGCACGAGGTGCTCGTCGAGCACGCCGGCCGCTCGGGGGCCTCGCCCGAGGAGGCCGACGAGGTCGTGCGGCAGGTGCGTGCCGTCGTCGGGCGGACGTGGCACCCGGGCGCCGGGGAGCCGCCGCGTGCGCTGCGGCCCTCCGACGCCATCGTCGTCGCCGCGTACAACGCCCAGGTGTGGACGGTGCGCCGGGCGCTCGACGCCGCGGGGCTGGGCGAGGTCCCCGTCGGGACGGTCGACATGTTCCAGGGCCGCGAGGCGGTCGTCGCGATCCTCACGCTCGCCGCGTCCGCGCCCGGCGACGTGCCGCGCGGCATGCGGTTCCTGCTCAGCCGCAACCGCGTCAACGTCGCGGTGTCGCGCGGGCAGTGGTGCGCCGTCGTCGTGCGGTCGCCGCACCTGACCGACTACCTGCCGGGCAGCGTGCGCGAGCTCGAGCAGCTCGGCGCCTTCCTCCGCCTCACCTCGAGGTAGCGCGGAAACTGCCGAGGTAGCGCACGATCCGCCGAAGTAGCGCGGGATCTGGCGAGGTAGCGCGAACCGGCCCGCTACTTCGCGACGCCGAGCGCTACTTCGCGACGCCGAGCGCTACTTCGCGCCGGCCCGCGCTACTTCGCGCCGGCCCGCGCTACTTCGCGTCGGCTCGCGCTACCTCGCGGTGGGGAGCGCTACCTCGTCAGACGTCGAACCCGCCGCCGGGCCCGCCGGACCGGCCGCCGAACGCTTGCCCATGCGGCCAGGTTCCCGCGGCCGGCCCTCACTCGCGCGCCGCGTCGCACCCGCAGTGGCGCCGCCGACCGGGTCCGCGAACGACGACGGCCCGCACCCACCGCCGTGAGGCGAGCGGGTGCGGGCCGGTGCTCAGAGGGTGACCGACCGACGTCGGGCACCCGGAGCGAGCATCAGAGCGGGCGGATGCTCTCCGCCTGCGGGCCCTTCGGGCCCTGCGTCACGTCGAACTCGACGCGCTGGTTCTCCTCGAGCGTGCGGTAGCCGCTCGACTGGATGGCGGAGAAGTGCGCGAAAACGTCGGCGGAGCCGTCCTCGGGGGCGATGAAGCCGTAACCCTTCTCGGCGTTGAACCACTTCACGGTTCCGGTGGCCATGCTGTACTCCTTCAAGAGGTGACGACCCCGCCCTTCGGGGTCGCATCATCACGGTGAATCGTCGTCAACTCTTGAACAAGCAAGGTCCGCCGGAAGGCCGCGTCAATCCTGACGACGTGGCCCTCGCGACGCAGGACGGAGACCGTCCTGGATCGAGCGAGGCACTGCAACAGTGCACAACGGTACGGGAGGCCGGTCTATTCCACCACCCTTCCGCGCCACGCCGGTACGACGACGCGTGCCCGCGCGGGGACCGGTAGAAAGGACACCATGACGGTTCCCTCCATCACCCTGAACAACGGCGTGTCGATCCCGCAGGTCGGTCTGGGCGTCTTCCAGGTGCCCGACGACGAGACCCAGGCCAACGTCGAGAAGGCGCTCGAGCTGGGCTACCGCCACGTCGACACCGCGGCGGGCTACTACAACGAGGCCGGCGTGGGGGCCGCGCTGCGCGCGTCCGGCCTGCCGCGCGAGGACCTCTTCGTCACCACCAAGCTCCGCAACGGCGACCAGGGCTTCGATCAGGCGCTCACCGCGTTCGAGAACTCGCGCCGCGAGCTCGGCCTCGACTACGTCGACCTCTACCTCATCCACTGGCCCGTGCCGAGCAAGGACCTCTACGTCGAGACGTGGAAGGCCTTCGAGAAGCTCCTTGAGGAGGGCGTCGTCAAGGCGATCGGCGTCTCGAACTTCCTGCCCGAGCACCTCGACCGCCTGGTCAGCGAGACGGACGT contains:
- a CDS encoding cold-shock protein, whose amino-acid sequence is MATGTVKWFNAEKGYGFIAPEDGSADVFAHFSAIQSSGYRTLEENQRVEFDVTQGPKGPQAESIRPL
- a CDS encoding aldo/keto reductase → MTVPSITLNNGVSIPQVGLGVFQVPDDETQANVEKALELGYRHVDTAAGYYNEAGVGAALRASGLPREDLFVTTKLRNGDQGFDQALTAFENSRRELGLDYVDLYLIHWPVPSKDLYVETWKAFEKLLEEGVVKAIGVSNFLPEHLDRLVSETDVVPAVNQVEVHPTFQQADVQAKCRELGIVVEAYSPLGRGADLDAPAVTAVATDIGVTPAQVVLRWAVQQGIVVIPKSMSAERQATNIDLFSFELSDEQMAQVSALESGVSGRLGADPATAAFTQFRS